In Mangifera indica cultivar Alphonso chromosome 14, CATAS_Mindica_2.1, whole genome shotgun sequence, the DNA window attaaatatatttattagatgttattaaacaataaatgtTTCTAGAATGCCTCCCTACATCTGATCCCAAGTTTGACATCAATATGACAATCTAATTGGATTGACCTGATGTGATTCGTTTAATTCAACGCTGAATCAATTTAGTCTGGATCAAGTGATAATATGTGCAAATCAAAAGATTGAACTActtcattttaatttagttcaaacaaattcaatcaaaacatcATAAATTAAGGTCTTCATAAAGAAATTTATAGTtcgtttataaataaatttcttttggaTTATAGAGGTTTTACCTGGGACTACTTGAATCCACCAATGAATAAAACCTAATCGATCAATGAATAAAAacttagatttataatttatggtTAGATTTGAGCTAAGTTAACTTGAACttcattgaaatcaaaatgaGTTCTCTTTagacaaactcaaactcgagcttaagCTTAAAAAATGATGCACATTTAGGAGTGAGGTTGGGGGGGCTTGCGAGCCTAGGAAGCTTGATTTTAtaacaactaaaataatatcattttaaccaaacaaatcaaaacaaagttATTTTGATCATCTATACTACTAAGTGAGTTAAGCTCAAGCCTAGACTCAAGCTCTAATCAATTCAAAATGAACTTTTGTTGTCGCTAACTCGAGCTTACTTTGGCTCAAATCTCGCTCTAATCTATATTAAATCTTACTCAAATTATCTCTTCTATCCTCTGGAGGAGTTCggtaaaaaggaaaagaaattaaataatactatatattatctataaatttgTACCATTAATCACAAATCTTTGCcgttcaattatattatataaaaagtgTACAAGTTATTTACACTTACATCCTTAAAGTTTGAAGTATGAAAATCAGCCATGAACGAACATTCATTGCCTATTTGAAATGTGccaaaaatccaaaaaagtGAACGAAGAGACAAATGACCTCATTCATCTTTATGTATGAGAAGATTTTGCTCTATGAATTGGCATTCATCAATCACATGATTGTTCATCATATCTACATCTGCATTTTTCAGGTTTTATTAATTTGGTAACTTGTTAGTTATTTTAACCTAAATTTGTATCATTACCAAATTACTTAAAAGTTGTGAAACTAATGAAGTAATACAATTTTCAAAAAGAAGAATTGAGTTCGAACTGCTACCACAACTAATGAAACTCTTACTCACCCAATATAATGATTGTAAGTCTAATAACTGTGTCTCAAAATTTATTTACCCAACCACGTAGGATATGTTTGAGTTAAAGTTTATAGTAATTATCAAAGCAAAttcatttttagataaaaacaaCTACCGGGGAGAGTTGTTTATTcctctttaaaaataaaaaacaattaaattatttaaatagaaaacctattatatatatatatatatatatatatataaaattattaaaacttatgtCAAGTAGATGTTTTACTTTTTAGTGTTTCTAGactttaatgaaaaatgagatattaaatgttttagattttgagtatgataataaaatatatctataaatgATTTTACTATAAATAAGGATCAATCAAtgctaataattttttgtttaatacaCTATTAAACCCCTATTTTACTTAGAAGATGAGGGTTAAAAATCATTTCCTTTAAGTTTCTATTATTATTTAGCAGGGATGGGGAGAAACAATTGAAaacgccaaaaaaaaaaaaaaaaaaaaagagtgaagGATGTTGTGCAACAATTGTGAATCAAGATCCACTGCAACAAAAACATTTTTGCATATCTAAAATAAAGAAGGGTAATTTAGCTCTCCAAATCGGGTCTTCAACCAACCCCTTCTTGAATGGAAAAGAGAttctttgtaaaaaaataaagattggAACAAAAACAGCTAAAATCCTTATAATAAGAGAGACACAAAaagataactatttttttagtttctatTATTATTTCACAGGGATGGGGAAGGGAAGAATACAAAAAAGTTCCTTTGCTGAGACGGGGATTAGGGTCTTCAACCCCACCCCACCCGCTACCATCCCTATATGAAATTAACATAAATGAAGTCCAGTAGTTGGAATAATATCTATAACAAGATTTACAATTTTAGTGAAATAAACATACGAAGGATTAATGTTCCCCCAAttcaaaagaatgaaaaagaCGGGAAGAACCAAggaggcaaaaaaaaaaaactaaaaaggtttacaataaaattatacatacccATTTTATGAGTATATAAATGGTTATATAGTTGAtgtatgtcattatgtgattaaatgattttgaattaaatatacaataacattcaattatatcaTGATATAAATAAGTGTATACTCATtacatatttgtatactcaaagtagGTATACGTAATATTGTTCAAATGTTTATAAGATTACCCCTgcacattttttgtttgaataagtAGTTCAACCAAATGTATAATATAAGCCTTTAGAGGAAAAATGTGAATCAAAATAGGGGACTTaagcaaagaataaaaaagatcCTCAAGCACCTGCTTCAGGTGATCTGGTTTGTCGATGCAGCTCCTCATCAGCATTCCTAAGAAATTGATCCCAACCACTTCCCTCACTGGTATCCAGGTAGTCATATGGCACAGCTGTCTTTAAACCAGGCCTAACACCACATTGGCTCTCCACAATTCTAAAGTCCACAGCATCACCTTCTTCTCCAAGATTCTGCTCCAATTCCTCCCAGGCAAATAGTAGTGGCAGGGTAAATGCACCCCAAGGATTAAAATCCAAAACCTTAACATGCTCATCTTTTGTGACATAAACATCAAATGTGTAATTTtccaatttgaatttctctctcACGTTGTTGTCAAAAAACTCTTGAACCAATTCTTTTAGACCATCTTTCTTCTCACAGAGGGCCGGATAAAATGTTGTGACTTCACGCTGAGAAATTCCAACTAGGCATTGACCCCATACAAAACAACGAAATTCCAGCTCTGGTCGTAAAGATGGATACCACTTGCGAAGGGCAAGGAAGAACCTTGGGGGTCTTGATAAGGTTCTATCAGTACATGAATCATATGCATGACACAGATCATGTACCAATGAATCCGATGACCTTAGCAAGAGTGCAATCTCACTAAATGAAGTGCATCGAAGGGTCCCAGATGTACTAATCCATGAGGAGTCTTTTGGTGCACTCCAGTTCAACTTTGGGAAAACTGCACCCCCGAGGGATTCAATAGATTGCTTAATCTTTAGTTCTAGTTCAGGAAAAGAAGGAGGAGATGACGGTTCTGCTTCATCCCCAGATCCTTCTGATACCTGATAGTCTTCTTCTTCATAAGGATTATGGATTCTATTGGGAAGGGCATCATCATTTGAGACAGAAGCAGGAAGGACAAAAGGCCCAGAGTCATCAAGAAGATACTCAACAAAAGACTCTGGAAGTTCATGAATCAGGGTTTTGATGGACATGGATTTAAACTTTGGGTACCATTCTTGAATTTGGCACCGGTTAACTTCTTCTTCCCTCATTGGTGAGAGTGTAGATGAAGAACTTGTTTCAAACACAGATGGAGTTCCTCTACAATCTGTTATACAACaaccaaattataataataaatctaatcATCTATATACTATTCAAAATAACAAAGAAGCAAATAattcattgaaaattaaaaaataacacactttcataaaccaaaaataattcCAAAGTCAAAACTATTAACAGAACAAAGAACTCACTGATACCTAACTCTATATAATATCTAGGGCAGTGATTCTAGATACTTTAGAATAATTTGATGCAAGTTTCAGCCCAGATGCAACTGCTCCACATTGGAATAAATAATGCAACAGAACATCAAATATGAAAGTCTAAATTGACTTGACTTACTGTTGTAGCAGGGATAACCAACTACAGGATTATGATAAATGACCTTAATGCCCTCCTTCTCCCTCTCCTTCCACATGATCAAGAGAAACAGCCATTGGAAAAATCATGATAATATACATGCCAAACACCAACAAAAAAAccaattcaaaaaagaaaaaaaggctCCCTTATAGTTAAAACTGATACACTAAGCAAGCAAAATCAACACAAACCGGAAAACATGCGATGATGTTTAAGGGGAGAGAGCCATACTTGTGAGGAGGGCGGCATTGCTAGATATGTTGGGTGGAGATGTCAAGACAGGAGAGGCGCAGGTGTGCGTTGGGAGTCGTGTGTGTGTGAAGTTGCTGCCGAGGAGCAAACGTGGTGTGGAAGGGCGATGGGGATTTGGCTGTCTCCCAGTGATTGTTTTTGAATTGGGTTTAGGATGAGGAATTAACATTTTGGGTATGGGTGTGCACGGTCCGGTTTGGGGAGACACGTGTGTGTGAAGTTGCTGCTTGAATTGAACAAGTAGACATCATAAGTCAAGTTTCTCCCTTGAATCAGTTGAATTAATTGACATGAAACAGGCCTACCGGTGAGTCAACtgctaattttgaaattttgcttACAGGATCCAAATGATCCAACTATTAGATTTTTGTTAGATGGAAAGGATCATCTATGATGTCTAGTGCACAAGTATATTGCAGGttaattgagtttattattatacaaaaacaCATTTCAGGCATCCAAGCATATATTTTTTCCCCTTTATGACACTTATGATAAATGACAGATGATgcagtttttatttataaacacatATCAGGCATCCATTTATTCCTAAGTGTATAAGACTTTGCTCCACAAATGCAGTAACTCACAGTGCGCATCATAATGCCTTAgactttgttttaaaaaaaaaaaattaatattactcattacgaattttatcaaacactttGTGAGCATCATAATGCACTCAAACTTTATCATCGAAAGCACCTGCATTTCTTCCAATAGCATACCAAACAAATGAATGGTAAGCAAACGAAGACATTCATCCAGTTTCTCATCAACCAAATGAACGGTAAACAAATTTAAGCTAAAGTTGTAGGaaataactaaaatgaaaaagaaactgACAGATGTAGTTCCAAGTAAACAACAAAAAACtgcacataaaaaaaaatccgaaaaaagaggaagaagaaagactTACCGGCGAGTTGAGTGACGATGAGACGAGTCAGACCACCACGGAACTACGAAATTGTTGGATGACAAGTTGATTGATGTCTAAGATAATGATTGAAACCAGAACGACGATGATTAAGCTATGATTCTTTTCAGGCAGGAACAACGACGTTAAATATGAAACAGGAAATGGAGGACGGAGAGTTCACCGTCGGCTGTGGGCTGTTGCTGTGAAGTCCCGAGGGAGAGAACCGGCGATAGAGATAATTCCTTTTCGGGCTgtgattgtatattatatatacaaaattaaaatacagtTTAATCTGTTTAAACTTTAAGCTGTAACTCAAacgtaaattattttttaaaaattttataaatcaaattaaactgttttataacataaatcaaattaaacaatattttttaaataatttggtctacttttataattttacgcACACTCCTAATCTTAAAATGCCGTAATATCATAATAATGGTGATATATttcatgaatattttattaaaaattaatataataattcaaatataaaattttaaataaccaTTTAAcccaatataatataatgtataatcaaaattctttgtataataaattatgtatcagtCAATTGGGAAAAATAGACTTCAAATCAGAGTGAATTTTTGTACAAATCAAAAGggagaaaaacataaaattaaggttaaaaattaagaaaaggatgttgttgggttttttttttttaaataacaatgatatttttataaataattgaaattttgtactttaaatttagccaaaaatttaaaaataagataaacgTAAAATGCGGTGAATAATTCGTGTTTAATACAGGAAgaacataaaaatatgtttaatatgttttgggttcaaaatttctttagaatgtattaaatatataaataatataagaatatgaACAATACGTGAATAATACGTTTATTTACTTAGTAGGATAAAACCCTGAAAATGTAGAAGCAATTTTACCAACccacttgaaaaaaaaaagaaaaacgaaaGAGATAAAAGTTGAATTGCCAGAAGTAAGGCAATTGCAGATTCAGGTGTTTTCACACAAGGAGGTAGAAGTGCTTTTTGAGTCAAAAGTGCTTCTGGGTTTTCAGTCATCTTTACCTTGGACTTGAAGTGATAAGCTCTCCTTCCTCTCTCCCCacaaacagaagaaaataaaaaagaacttTGATTCCTGAATTAAGGGTCAAGCATTGTTTTCAACCCGGATTGGAGCTTGACTTAGTCAAGAGGTTGGTTTAGGTTTTAGCTAATCCGACTTATCCAACCAGTTGGATGAATTAATAACGTCAATATAATGTTAACATgacaaaattagaattttaaaatgaatttattaagtATATTTATTGAACAATATAGATTTTTAGCCCAGCGATGTTTGTGTTTCCTTATACTTGATCTCAGGTCAATTTAGTCAGGGTCAACTAAAAATAAATGCAAATCAAGAGATTGAGCCACTTCattttaatttggttcaaataaatTGAGGTCATCATAAggaaatttatagttttgtgtACAGATGAGTTTCTTTTAGATTATGGTGGTTTTACCTTGGATTACTTGAATCCACCAATGAATTAAAACTTGGATATAAATTTTGGAGTGGATTTGAATTAAGTTGGCTCAATCTTGATTGCTAACTCAGTTTGATTGAACTCAAAATGCACTCTCCTTGgatgaactcaaacttgagtttgagcttaaaaaGTGATGTACAATCAAGATCTAGTTTGGGGGTTTGCGAGCatgaggaaacttgattttataatagtcaaaacaatattattttgactaattcaaatcaaaacaatgttgttttagtTATCTACAATATCGAGCAAGTCGAGTTGAACTTTCTCTAACCCTAATTTGAGCTTACTTCGACTCAAATCTAGCTCTGATGTATATTAAATCTTACTCAGATCATCTTTTCTATGATCTTGAGGAGGAGTTTggtaaaaacaaagaaaataaagtaatgcTATACATACTATCGGTAAATTTATACCATTAATTATAAATCTGTGCCattcaattatttcttttaaaaagtaTACAACCTATTTATATTTACATCCTTGAGGTTCaaagtatattatatttataataaaattatttgtataaataattaacataaacttaaatacaaacaatgatatattattatatgatttaatgattttgaattaaaaataaaacaatactaaatcatatgataaaatgtCATTGTTAGTATCTAAAATTATGCTCATTATTAGTACAGGTAAAGGTACTCTTGTACTTATCTCCAATATTAAGGTTCAAAATATCTTATACTAACTAAATATTACGAGacatgaataatatattttatatatacgtAATTTTGAGTACccattcaaataataaaacttagtGCTAATTTTGTTTGAGGTTTAGGGTTGAGGTGCTAGTTTTGTTTGGCAGGCTGCACCgtttgagaaagaagaaagcaaaAGCAATAACAATGCAATGTCACGTGCACTTTCTGACATTTATCAATTGCAAGGTCTTGGAGTAGATCGATCGAACCATCGATTTGATTAGAATCTAATGACCAGTTTTATCTGATTTAATCATGACTTGATAGTTAATCTCGTTCAGATGAAGTTTTACACTAAGTTTTGCTCATGGTCAGGCCAAAACCTGGTGGTCAATCAATTGTGTAAGGTTGCTGCCATGGTGATGTGTATCAAagttgttttgaaaaattttgttaatgttgAGACTCAAATCGAGTCCATTTGGTAAGATAAACGCACCAAATGCCACCAAAACATAATTTCATTtggttaaatattgttttaatatttatttaaatagttcaTCGATTGACCTGGATCACCCCATTAAGCGGAGCAATGTTTAGTCTATGTCTAAAAACGTTGAGTTGATATAGGTTTTTGATAAGTCATGGGAAGCTATAAGATacataattttagttaaagatGGATTTGATTCGAACTTGAATATGGGTTAGCTCAAGTTCTAATCAAATCTTAAATAGTtagctcaaacttgaatttgttCAAACTGGTCAGAGATGTTGCTAGGGATGGTCAGCATAATGAATAGTTAGATTAACGAGATAAATAACATCACAGGagattcaaactgaactcagtttggtttgaatccaaTCCTAATTTCAGCGATTCAAGTTCAGACTGCATGGCAAATGTGCTCTGAAATAAATTCTGTTCAGAAGCAACAAGGCTTAACTTGTGCTTAGAGAAGTCATTCATCAATGTCCACTGAAATGAAAATGCTAACTAATTTTTGATTCAATGCTTAGGCTTCATCTGTCAGATTGTCAGAGCTGCACTTCACAGCCATGAATAGGAGATACACAACCAGTCACTCCATTAATAAGACCAAGATAATGCAGTTGCCATGACCATGAACTATCTTAATATCATCTAACTAAAGCTTTCATCGTTGTCAACTAAGTGAACAGCTAAAACTGGGAAATGGGAAATGTTGTAAAACTTACAGGCAATCTCAGGCAGGCTCACCACTGGCACCTGTCCTGTTCCAACTAATGCCAGGACCAGCCTTGCGTTCCCCTCTCTTACGCTTGTTCCAGGGAAACTGGAAATCTGAGGCTAAAGATGGCTTTAGAGTTGACTGGTCCTGAGAAACTGATGATATTGCCACTGGATCAGGTTCTGAGAAGGGGACTTGAGAAGGGTTGATGCTTGCTCCTCCTTCTCCGTTCTCTGGTTCAGGATGATCCCCTTCAGTTCCATCATTTTTTATCAGGATGTTATCCAAAATCTGCAAATGTCATCAATATATTTAGTGAATAATGTAACTATAAGGCTTCCACATTTAGCATTAATAGTAAGAAGCACACTGTGAGTGTATGGAATCAATAAAGCAAATAAGTAAACACAAACAGTAAAGAGAATGAATATGCGATTTCTTTTAATTCACCCAAAACAGAGCTATGTTCAGGCAAAATCAATACTATTTCAATATCTCCTTATCTCTTGTGATAATAGATGTATttgtcaataaattattatatcaatcaTATAAGAGAATattgtgtttatatattatgatttttattcttaaaagaaaCCCTACTAggacttttatttataagacaaacccaattagaatttttattccAAAGAGAAATTCTAAAATGGCTATTCATGAGTTATGTCTAAACCGCTTATGGGCCCAAGAGCGTCGCCCTTATCCTTGGCTCACCGAGCAGTAAGGCCCCGTCCATTGACTGGGCAATAGGACTCGTGTGCCTCGCACCTTACAATTAAAGTGGTCGTTGACTACAGCAATCTGATCATGTAGGATAAGTGGAATACAAACCTGACAAAACAATATATTCAAGGTTTGCCTTGCAAAGTTTCTGGGAAAAGTTTAGGTCTTGCCTGCATCTCAGACAGTTCAGGACCACAACATATATGCAAAGAAGTTTGAAATGCTTAGCATTAGTACTTGAGATGAGGCACCCAACACTCAATCCATATTTTGGGACAAAGCACCAAGAGAACAATGTAAATTCAGTAAAACCGTAATCTCTGCCTTTTAATAGACTAGAAGGAGATAATACAATATTtctaacttgaatttgagtttgggGGTGCGCCAGAGAAAGCCTTCCAAGAGCTTTAACAAGTTtatttgtatcattttttatgcAGCAAGAAGTTTTTGTTTCatcttcaagaaaaaaataatttgattatcaactCAAAGGAAATTGCAGGCATATATGAGGTCAGAATAACAATGAATTTAGacataattaattgtattaagAAGGCTTACATCTTCACACGAATCTTCAATCTGTGGCTGATGGAAAGTAATGTCAGCTGCGGACAACAGTCCGACTGTGCTTTCAGTTATATCAGGAACATGAATGGTCTcgacaaaatttgaaataacgCCTTCATGCATGACAAGCTCTCCAAtatcataattcaaaatatcATGAGTTGGATTATATATAGCTCCCACCGATGTTGTGTCTGCATTGCCAGCTGAGAATGTAGGACTAGGAGCAGAGCTGGTCTGTGCCTCACAGGGTGTAAGAAGGCTCAAGTTCTCGGAGGAAGAGAACTTTGAGGCATTTTTGGACATGATTTTGTCCAGTTGATTCTTTAGCTTTTGAATACGAGAGTGCActacttcaattttaaaaaggaCCTGATCCAAGGAATTGTCACCATCTTTGAACTCAAAAAATAATGGATCGTCATTACTGCCAAATTTATCAACGCAATCTGCTTGTTGGTCCATAATTGCTGCCATAACATAATAAGAAAATGACAGCAATCAATGccaatatcaaaatatttgaaCATCAAATATGCATTTAGGTTGAAATAAGCTTCACAAGACAAAAACATTATTAACATTCATTCTATATAAAGTACTTGTGTTGGTTATAGGCAGAGCATATCGCATGAATAAAATACGAAAAGAAAAATAGTCTACATTTCTCTTTTCCCTGataaattattacattaaaGTAATTGGAACAATAAACTTAACATGCAACCCATCAAGTAAAAAATGTTCACCAAAAGCAAATCCTGGATACCAGATAGTTCTTGATACTACTCAGGAAACCTGACtgcaaatatataattactGTGCAGTATAAATTTTTACCTATGTTACCAAAGTCATCAGTGATAGAATTGCCATCTGGATTAGCCCTTTTGCTTTCTGCAAAATCAGACATGAACATTGTCTTTCAAAggatggagagagagagagtcgaTAAGAATGAGAAGGGGGAAGAGGAAGGAAAATAAGCACAGCAGGATGTACAATTATAAAGGAGAAGTTTGTACCGAGATAGGAAAAAAGGTTATGGTGTGACATGTATGAAGTTAAATCTATTGTGTCTTcaactctttttcttctccttctcttcatggccttctttctGTAGCATTGACTGGAAAACGGAAAAGACTTCGATCCAAACCCTTCTAATGTATCTTGGTTGATTCTCGAGGGTTTAGTCTGCTCATATACTGCAAGTTCTCTGGCATATTTCAATGCTTGAGACTCAATCTCCTTAACTTTCAGCTCTGCCCACTTGCAACGCCACATAATAGGACGTATAAAGCTCCTCCAGTGATTTGTCACCTTCTTCTTCCTAAAATCAATGCAAAGATGGTTCAATGTATAAATCCTTTAGACCTGATGTGACCATAAACAATATATAACCAAAGACAAATAATTCTACTATCTTCTCCTCTAACGGTaaacaaaattcttcaaaaggaaaaatttaGTGAATTAATCACTCAGATCATGGATGGAGATGATCAAAAGGCCACCAGTTGAACAGATTGAATAAGAACAAAGATATGGTACAACATAATATAACCACTGAGTAAATGTAATATTGAGTATCAGCTTGAGATAAGACAATACTGCAAACTGCATATAAGTTTCAGATATGACAAGACTGCATTCTGActcaataaaatgaattttgtgTAATCGTACAAGGTAAAGAAAACTTACGAGATGCAACATACCTCACTTGAAACATGCTACTAAATGAATCATAAGAGGATCCCAAACCGCTGTCATCAAAATATTGCGATTCCACTTCGGCGTCACTCAATCCAGAACACCTCTCAGCATCGGATTCAGTGTTGCCAAATGAGCTTGAATATTCAGTCGCATAAGGATCATCAGCTTGAGCCAATCTAGTTTCATCATTAGTCGAACTATTAATTACATCAATCTCCATATCCTCAGGGCCTTCTGGAACAGCCGTTTGTCCATTCAACAGAATTTCCTTCCCAGCTTTGTTTTCCTCAGAATCATTCATGCAGCTTAATGACTTCTCATTGGAGTTTACTGAGATGCGCTTGCTTTCCTCTTCAAGATCAACTGGTGTAGTATAACATGGTTCATTGTCTATATTGATATCCATCAATAGTTGAGCAGGGATCACCGAAAATTCATTCTAAAAAGAAATTCCTTAATGGTTAGCCTGAAAAGAAACCGAATCAACTCAGATAAGTGAAGAAATATAATCAGTTAAACAGTCAAGCCAAAATGAGCAAGGCAAGAAGGATGTCAAAATCAGGAAATACTAAATTGTATACAAGAAAAGACATTTTTGTGAATAAAAGGAGCACCATCCCCAGGTGCAGAAGCATAAGTGGCTCTACATGACACATtttgattcatatttaaaacattctGAAAGGAAAAATGCACTTTGATGTAAGGTTAATGGCAAAAAAATAGTTCAACAAACTATTTGTAGTGGACCAAAAAAAGCATACATATATAATTCCTACTATCTTCCACATTGACCATAATCTCATTCAGCTAAAATGAGAGGGTGCAAGTGACCTTCACCAACTAATTGCTTAACTAAATAAAAAGCAATAACTAAACACTTAGGAACTACAAAATTTCAACCGGACTATCACTCAGTCATGTTTATTCtatgcaataaaactatgtgtgtAAACAATAAGTAAAAActtgaatatagaaaataacTTGTCATGATGTGTTTGGGCCATTTGTACCCATTGTTTTTGCACATCATTTTACTCCATTTTTAAGGTAATTAATCTTTTCAGCTTAAACTGGTTCCATTTCCCTATTATATTACAGATAAAAACAGTTGCTGAACTTTAACATCTCGTATGcaaattgaataaaagaaaattcgACTTGCCTACAATAAGTCCATGTTTGTACGTTAAACACCCAgccaaaaaattgaaacagAATCGCCACTCAATCAAGTCCAGATTAAACAGAAAACAGTTCTCGTTGCAAAACAAAACACcaaacaacaacaacagcatTGCataattcaactaaaataaatgcTCAACTTTCATTAGTATAACTGGAAATATACAAAAAGGATTCAAACTTCTCATACCACAATCAAACTAACATCATATCagtaatatttaatatcattaacaatttaaaaaattttcactttgtCATCAATCAACTTTGAATATACGACATAAGGTTTCATATTATCAGCGTCACACCACTAGCAATGACGCCATAAACATATAACAACAATAAACGCAAAGAAGCAACAAAGCTAGCTGGCCTAACACATAAAGAAACACTTGAGGAAGTAGAAACAAGCTTAAAGAAAAAAACGACCAAAGCAAAAGGAGACAAGAAAAgttgatatatacaaatacatatatttgCATGCATACATGTGAAGAAAGAGAGAGGTAGAGAGAGAATGTGAAGGAAAAGAGAAGAACCCAGATGAGAAAACGAAGAGTTAGAGATGGGAAATGAAGAGGGAAAGTAGGTaggcaggcaggcaggcaggcaggcGGCTGAGAGTGAGGCAGAAAGAAGGAGAGGGAGAGAGCGGAAGTCTTGGTTTTGTTTGTAAAAGAGAAGTGGCAGCCTTACTACAAATTATTTTGGGACACTTGGCCTTTTTCTATTAGTGtacatgattttttctttttacttcttTGGTatgtctattttttaaattaatta includes these proteins:
- the LOC123196941 gene encoding uncharacterized protein LOC123196941, producing MDINIDNEPCYTTPVDLEEESKRISVNSNEKSLSCMNDSEENKAGKEILLNGQTAVPEGPEDMEIDVINSSTNDETRLAQADDPYATEYSSSFGNTESDAERCSGLSDAEVESQYFDDSGLGSSYDSFSSMFQVRKKKVTNHWRSFIRPIMWRCKWAELKVKEIESQALKYARELAVYEQTKPSRINQDTLEGFGSKSFPFSSQCYRKKAMKRRRRKRVEDTIDLTSYMSHHNLFSYLESKRANPDGNSITDDFGNIAIMDQQADCVDKFGSNDDPLFFEFKDGDNSLDQVLFKIEVVHSRIQKLKNQLDKIMSKNASKFSSSENLSLLTPCEAQTSSAPSPTFSAGNADTTSVGAIYNPTHDILNYDIGELVMHEGVISNFVETIHVPDITESTVGLLSAADITFHQPQIEDSCEDILDNILIKNDGTEGDHPEPENGEGGASINPSQVPFSEPDPVAISSVSQDQSTLKPSLASDFQFPWNKRKRGERKAGPGISWNRTGASGEPA
- the LOC123195637 gene encoding cell division cycle protein 123 homolog — encoded protein: MREEEVNRCQIQEWYPKFKSMSIKTLIHELPESFVEYLLDDSGPFVLPASVSNDDALPNRIHNPYEEEDYQVSEGSGDEAEPSSPPSFPELELKIKQSIESLGGAVFPKLNWSAPKDSSWISTSGTLRCTSFSEIALLLRSSDSLVHDLCHAYDSCTDRTLSRPPRFFLALRKWYPSLRPELEFRCFVWGQCLVGISQREVTTFYPALCEKKDGLKELVQEFFDNNVREKFKLENYTFDVYVTKDEHVKVLDFNPWGAFTLPLLFAWEELEQNLGEEGDAVDFRIVESQCGVRPGLKTAVPYDYLDTSEGSGWDQFLRNADEELHRQTRSPEAGA